Below is a genomic region from Sorghum bicolor cultivar BTx623 chromosome 9, Sorghum_bicolor_NCBIv3, whole genome shotgun sequence.
CACTTGTGTGGTAGTGGACATCCAAGTACCATTAGCCAGCTGGACTTTTTGATGAGGCATGGTGGTAGTCGGTAACTGGGACAAGTTGACAAAAGCAGAACTGACAAAAGTGTGACTACTACCAGTATCTACCAGAATGAGCATGGTTTTGTTTCTGACCGTGGCCTTCAGTTTAATGGAATTGCCATTATCAGTGCCAGACATGGCATTCAGTGACAGCTGACAAAAAGTCTCTGTCAACATCTCATCAATAGCCATTTCATTGAGTAGTTCCTCATTAATCTCCTTGTCCAAGTCGTTGACCACCATAGCATTGAGCTGTGGTTTGACTCTTTTGGGACATTGCTCAGCATGACCTGGTTCATATTTCTCCCCACAGCCATAACAAAGATTGTTGGCCTTTCTGTAGTCTCTGAGTTGCTTATCCCTCCAAAGACTGCCATAGGTATTAGCTTGCTTAGCCTCAGGTCTGGGTTGCTATCCCTTAGGCTCATGCTTGTTATGCTGAAACTTCAGTTTGCCGCGTTCCACCACTTTCTGCTGAATCTTAGCGATGATAACTACTTTCTCCACAGTAGTAGGGACTTGTGGCTCCACCACAGCTCGAATGTCCTCCCTGAGACCCCTGACATAGTGAGTGGCAAAAAACATAGGATCATAGTTGCCACCATGCATAGTGACATCGTACTGCAAGGACTGAAACTTGGTAGTATACTCTTCCACTGTAGTGTCTTGTTTGAGATCAAGTAAGTCATTCAGTGACGCTCTGTAATCATCACCGCCAAACTGAATCTGGATATCAGCAGAGAAACGCTGCCAAGAGACATCTGGGTAAGTCATCTTGTAAGTCTGCCACCACTTGGATGCATTATCTTGCAGATGCATTGAAGCTGCTTCCACCCACAGAGTATCAGGAATCTGATAGATCCTGAAATAGTTCTTGCACTTATCCAGCCAGATCTTGGGTTGAGAGCCATCAAAGGAAGGGAACAACATCTTGGGCAAAGCATGATGAGGTAAGGCGTCCCGCCGCGGTGGAAGCCGATTGTGTCGAGGGTGAAAAGTTGTGTTCTGTCTTGGGTTGGCTCTCTCATTGGCAGCAAACACATTCTCAAAAGTATCCACCTCATCTGCCACTACTGATTCAGTAGCATCTGAATGGTTCTCATCGGCAAACTGACGAAGAGTGATCTGGGCAACAGCATGTCCATTCGCCCTGACTTGCTGAGCTATCATGTCTTGATCAGCAGTGCACTTGTCCACTTTCAGGCTTGTCTCCTGCAACTGTTGCTTGACTTGTTGTTGAGTGACACCCAAATCATTCATGCGTTGAGAGAGCAGGTCGAGATGGTCCAACACCTCGCGCCAGTGGCCCTGCTCAACCCCAGCATTGGTAGCCATTTGATCCAACAAGATGGAGGTCTGAGCCAAAGGTTTCGGTGGCTTGGATGGTGCCGTGGTGACCAACTGAATCAAAACAGAAGAACAAAGTATGGTGTAGCAGCCGGTTCAGTAACAACCTCCCCAAAATCCTGCAACACCAAATCCCCAACTCCTGGAACCGAGGCTCGATCGAGGAATTTTACAACGGAAACAGTGCTCGGCAACCCAAATCGAAGGACGGTTCCTCGCCAACGCCACCGCTCCGCAATCGACTGTTAGCTTACGGAATTTTACACGGAAACAGTTGTTCCGCAACCCTAGGCTAGAAAACGATGCGAGCACAAGAAGGAAGAGGTGTGAGCGATTGAGAAGAGCTCACTGAGGTTCACGCCGCCGAACCGAAGAGGTTGATGTAGTCCCCCAATCGAGTTGTCGTAGCCGGAGATGTAGACGCCGAGTCGACGCGTCGCCGCTCCACGCCTGGCTCCGCCGCTGATGCGAATCCCgatctgccgccgccgccgctcgccaaCTCGCAAGTGACGCTACGAGTGAATCCCGTCACGCCGCCGCCGTGCGCTTGTCGTGGCTGGAGGATCGGGTCGATCCGGCAGGAGTATGTAGACCGAACTCGTGTGAATCTCGCTCGATGGCAATGGACAGGGTGGCCGACGCCGAGCGAGAGCGAGCTAGGTGGGTAGGGAAGGGCCGAGGATTGACTGTCTTTGATACCACTGTAACACCCCTGGCCACCGGCGGTGATCGCCGGAGACGTGAGCACAACAATGGAAATCGCCGACGAAGAGCACAGAGGAATCTCTCTCTGTCTCGAGTTCTATTACGATACTTTTCTTAATTGTCTTACAACGATAAGTTCACAGCATATATGGCCAAGGCCAACTGGTCCGATGGACCTACATGTCATAGACCGACACAAACATAGCACTAGCTTTACGCTTCTCCTTTACTGAAAACGCCCAACGCTGGTGCGCCATCACCCGTCGGTCATGACAAATTAAAATTAAAAATCTAGCAAAAATGTAATGTCAATGAAGTTTCATTACTAAGTAACTTGACACAAGTAGGGCCTTGTTTGGACGTTAtcagattcacctcaatccacatgtgttgtagtggattggagtggaatttagttcaaatttcaCTCAAATCCACCTCAGCACATGTGAATTGATaggaatccgactacatcaaacaaggcctaataatgTGCTTCGCCGAGGCTCCTTTCGTCACCTGGGGCGCGTTTGCGACCCTGTCCCTACCCAGCCTGGCCTTCTCAACTGGCCCAGGCCTGGCAAAGCCAGGTCCAAGTGGTGCAGCTACTCGTGTTTGTGTTGATGTATAAAATGGGTTTGCCTCCAATGAGATTGTGTTTGTCTTCAGCTTAACTGGAGATATGTTTACTCTTCACTCACATTTGGTAGGCTTACCACCACATGGTCAACATTCTATCTTCATCGACATTTCATCGAGCACCTGTCGTACTCCACTGCGGCCATGGTCACCGCCGAGCCCCGTGAGGTCCGCGGCGAGGAGGTACATCGCGATGGCCACGGCGAGCGAGTTGATCGCGGCGAAGCAGTGCCCGTCGTCCTCCTCGTCCGTGCCCGCGGTGGCCCCTGCGGCTGGGCCCTCGCTGAGGAACACCATGGCGAGCGCGCAGATCACGGCCGGCACGACGGCGAGCATGACGAGGAACAAGGCGGGATCGTCGGCGAAGAGCGCGGAGCAGGTGTCGGTGAAGATGGCGGTGTTGAGGCCGACGTATCCCTTGAGCAGGCCGGAGACGGGGCCCCTGCTCCGGCGGAAGTTGCGGATGCAGGTGACGAGCACGGCGGTGTTCATCTGTTCCCGCCGAGGCAGAGGAAGACACACATTCGCCAGTAGGGGTTGGAGGCGCGTCGATGCCACATCGCTAGATGCGCGCGGTTGGGCGCTCCGCGTCccgaggaggaggtggtaacCGGTATGGAAGGGAGGCGGCAAGCGTAGGCGGTGGAGGCGCGTCGCTTTCCGGTGCGTGCCGGGGGAGGCGGCAAGCGGGGGCGGTGCCTTGTCCACCACCGGCACCTGGGCCTCCATGCCGGCGTTGCACCGCACCACCACCTCGGAGCGCCGCCTGCCGCCGGCGGCCACTCTTGCGCAGGAGGAAGAAAGGCTTCTGCTTGGAGCCAAAGGTTATGGGAGGGAGGAGATGTTCGGGGAGAGGAACGACGGCGGCGTTGGGGGCTGTTGCGGAGGTGACTCTATCCGTGCTTGGGCTGCTGCGAGCCGCGTGAGCGCCACAACGAGCCTGGCCACGGAGAAACGCAGAAAATTGGCGTTTCTGGAGGGCACGGCTATGACTGCTTTAAATCCCGTGCTAGCCGGGCTGTGCACTTGGGCCAAGTGCACAAACATGATAAATTGCAGCCCACGAGCGCAAGGCTCACCTCAGCCACCCTCACAAACGCACCCCAGATGTTCAACCGTCTGCTGAGACTCAACTTGCAGCAATAGCAGCCCCAGGGTGCCGCCGTCTTTAAGCAAATACATCCAAAACGACAACGTATAAAATGCTCAAAatgaaagaaaaggaaaaggtgTTGCAAATCACGCGGTCTCTCTTTACTAGCCTGTCGTGATCTGAAGAGCGCTCGTGCTCAGATCTCTCGCTCCATCGATTCTGTGGATGGGTTGGTGGATTGAAAGTGACGAGGCTGCTGGCGAAGTTGAGATTGGACCGGCAATAGCAGCCAGTAGTCTCACTGGTTATTTTAATAAACAACAAAGGATGACAAAGAAATATATAATGCCTCATTTGTTATCTCTCACTTTGATCTCCTGATTTTTTTTAAGCGTTATTATTCATAATATAACACTCCTATCTATCAGTAGAGTTCTCTGTGGCTGCTAGCTTTATAAAACGAATACGAAGACTATAGATATTAGATGTGTCATGTTTCTTGACTGAAACTCGATAACGAAAAAATATTGCGCCACGTCATTGTAAGCTCATCATGATGTTATCTGACAAATCTATCCTTAAGACTTCCAACGATACAAAAGTCTAAAAACTTATCAATTGGATACAGGCTTAAGCTTGGCCTTCTAGCGATACAAAAGTTCTAAAAAGTTACCATAGGGcacaaataaataagaaattatATACTCCACGACCTGGGGACTCTAGAAAGTTATATAGAATCCAAAGAgaatactagtttaaataaatagaaaaataaGAGATAATacagaaataataaataaagaaaaaatcaGAAAAAACAAGAAATAAGATGGAAACAAAAAACCCAACAGGTACTGAGCTTTAAGTTGGTCTATAATTAGCCTAACTATTAAACCAACATTTCAAgctgtgccaacaccacacacTGTTCTAGGCGAATGGGCACGCTTGCCACCTCGGTGCTAGTGCACAAGCCAACACTCCTtaggctatctccaacaataCGGACTCAAACCAGATACCCATTTCGTGGTTTGGGTCACGCATGAGAGAGAAGTTGGGCATGCAAAAATTCACTTCTCCAACAACACAACGCAAAAAAGGAGAGCCATTCTCTTCCATctcgtccgctcgccccgcgcCTCCATCCTCTGCAGGCCCGCCTCCTCCGACGAGATCTTCTCTCTTCGGcccctcctccttctcctcctccgcgCGCCCCTTGGACCCCGATGTCGGCGGCGGCTCTCCAAGCTCGCAcatgggagcggccccctggatCACGGCGACGGCAGCCCACAGATcccgacggcggcggctcccCAAGGTCGCATGTGGCGGCGGCCGCATCTCCCCCGAGCTCGCGCCCGGcggcccctcctcctcctcctccacgctTGGACCCCGGCGGCGGCTCCCAAGCTCGCACACGGGAGCGGCCCCCTCATCCCGGCGACGGCAGACCCAAGATTCCGACGACAATGGCTCCCCAAGGTCGCATGTGGCGGTGGCCGCGTCTCCCCCGAGCTCGCGTCCAGCGGCAACACCCGGTGCTCTCTCCTTCATCCACCTCCTCCATTCCTCTCGTGGCAGAGATTTGCGTCTTCTCTCTGGAAGACGCATATTTGCGTTCCCGCTGGCCTTGTACCCAAAATGGGTGTCTGCTATGGATCTTCCGTTGGAGGCTATTTTTTAGGACGCTAAACACTATGCATGACCTATATTTGTGTTTGCGTTCTCTTGTTGGAGTCAGTCTTAGCCTCATGACAAGGCAGCTTGCATATAAAACACTTCGCTGCCTTAGTGCAGTTCGCCTTGGCATGATCACCCGCCAGGCAATTGAAGCACACCCTGATCAGGTTCTTGGGCACGAGCTTGGCCGGCCTGGGGGACAGTCGTCGGCACTCGTGATGACGACTCCACGCCTGGTAGTAGCCCTCCGCATCCGTCGGCCTCGTGAATCGGGTTGGGTGCACGACCACGGAGGCAAGACGGCGGCGCGGTGTTTGATGACAATGCGGTGACTACTCCTACCAGGGGTAGGAGCAACGAGCATCCGCGAGGAAGGCACCACAGGCAGGCGGGGCTTGTCCCCGGCACCTTCGCGGCAAGGCAGCCTGCTTGCCCCGCCCCTCAACCGGTGGCGAAGGGGGCTCCGAGCCCTCAGAGGCCTCCGAGTTAGTCAGAGAAACCCTACCTGCTCCACTAGCATAGGAGCTCGCTGGCGAGAATGGAACCGCGAAGGGGTTCAAGCGCGATGAACCCAAGAAGCGGTCACGCAGAGAGCCCCGCTCCTCCAAGGCCTCGGCCTCTCTGACCTTGTCCGCCCATGTTCCATCTTCTTCCCTCGGTAGCTGCACTGCGTTGCAACTCAAGCAGGCATCCCTAGCGATGAGAGGTGGACGTTGGTGTCGGTGTGGCTACTAGCGGCGAAGGGTGTGGTGAATGTTGGGGCCGGAGTGGCCGCCGACGGGGAGCGAGGATGCTCACTTgtttttttatgtttttctcTTAGAACAAATCAACAAATAGTACTTTCAACCATATCTTATCAGCCAAGCGAACAGGTTGCTGCTGTGTCTTTTAGCAATGCAAAAGGACAACTTAATAAAATgctcaaaaagaaaagaaaagggtgTTGCAAATCTGGAACGGGAAGCTTTCACACCGCAGAGCCTTTTGGCGCGCGCGGCTGCTATGCTAGCTTTTGAAACAAACAAATGCTCGAAAATGATGGATCTCTGTTTATTTTTGCACAACGTATAAGTTTCTGCactatgattggacactaaattatcaaataaaaaaaatattataatatttattaaacttTAACTCTCTCAACCAAATATTTCCTTAGATTTTTTTTCTGTGAGTGGGTTGGTGGATTGAAAGTGACGATAGAGGCTGCTGGTGAAGTTGAGACTGGACTTGCAATAGCAGCCTCACtggttctctttttttagagaacAACGACAAAGGATGACAAAGAGATAATGCTCATTTGTTATCTCTCACTTTGATCTGCCGATTTTTTTAGCGGTATTATTCATATAATACTCCTATCTATCAGTAGAGTTCTCTGTGGCTGCTAGTTTAATTAAAATACCTGGATGCGTCATTTCAGCGAAAGAAATGTGAGACTATCAAATGAAGGACCGTGGCAACCTTGAGTTGGATCGCGGACGTTTTGGTGCCGATTCGGCCCAGCCCATAACTTGAAGCGGTATCGTTTGGGGGCCCAAGAACGATTTACACTGGCAGCGATTCGCACTTAAACATCGACCTTATTAATAAGCATTATAAGTTCCATATCTGTATTCATGGTTGCTTTAAATTTGGACATGTAAAcggtttgtttctttttttacaTAATAACACACTCCctccgtataggatttagaagtcatTTTAGACAAGCTTTGAgtcaaacattgggaatataaatcatcaataactttgaaattgttgagtttgcaaatgtgaaaattatatgaatagatttgtcttaaaaaaaatttataaaagtaCACATATCTTTTTtctaaatacttttataaaaataagacgtcaaagttgtgttttgtAGACGTGTTTCTGTCCTAAAccacttctaaatcctatatggAGGGAGTTCATAAACTTGATTGGACAATCATACGGTTCATATGTATTACATCCTTTCGAAAACCAGCTACGACCTTTGTTTGGATACATGTGTATCCACTTTAATCTATATATGTTGAAGTGGAATGGAATTGAACTTAAGGGCGTGTTTGGTAGAGCTCCAAACAGCTCCAGATCCAAAAAAAACAGCTCTGCTCCTATTTTTACTAGCCGAACACCTCAGCTCCAGGAACTCCAGATCCAAAAAAAACATGGAGCAGCTCCCAACTCCACCAAATCCACGGAGTGGGTGAGGGGGTGCTCTGCAATTGTTGGTTTTGTAATCTGGCGTGGAGTTGAAGAAAATTACCCACCTTTGCCATCCAGTACACAACATAACGattcattttctttttttttccaccCGACGCCGGATGGCCTGGAAGCTCACGATAGCTACGGAACTCCCGTGAGTCCAGTCGCCGCCTGGACTTCCGCCCGTCACGGCCGCGACCTCGCCTCCTGCACCGTCGTTGCCGTCGAGATGGCACGTCCTCCCCATcctccaccaccgccgccccctACTGACCATCTCCCCTCCTCAAATCCTCCTTCTCGAACCGCGCCAAGGGGCGGACTTCCTCGACCAGCAACCCTAGGCGCGGCCATGGGCTCCTCTCCGAGCTTGGGCGCAGCGGCCAGCCTGGATGCACAAACCCATGGCGCAGGAGCCAGTCTGGGCGGCCATGGCGCAGCGAACGACCATGTGCTTGACGGCACGGGCCATGGACGACAACAGGGAGTGCCGGATGTTGCGTTATCGTTCTTGGCGTCCCAACCATCAGCTACGTCCAGTGCACAGCCTAGGAAACGTGCTCCATCGACCACCAAAAGGGCAAGGGATGATGAGGTATAAATTCCCCGCATGTCAAAATTTTATTCAATTTTTATAGAAATTTGTAGGAATTTTATtcaattttttatataaatttgtaggaatttatttatttttttatagaaaTTTGTAGAAATTTGATTCAATTTTTTGGAAATCATGCATAGGGTGATCATATTGATTGGAATGATCAGTATACCATTGTTGTGTGCTCGTTGTTTGCTGAACAAGTTAGAAAAGAAAATAGGCCAAACACACACTTGAATAATGTGGGCTACACCGAGGTGAATGATAGGTTTTTTCAGTGTACTGGTATTATGTTGAAAAAAAGTCAACTTAAGAACAAATGGGACAAGTTGAAGGTTGATTTTGGTGCATGGAGAAAATTGATGAGGAAACAAACTGGAACCGGTTGGAATTGGGACAAGGGATATCAACATGGATGCCGAGTGGTGGAAAAAAATCAAACAAGTGAGCgtcttatattttattttatttttaattttttatgtAATACAATTTCTTACTTTAGTCTACATATTTAGGAGATACCTGGTGTCGGGAAATTTAAGAATAGACCTATCCAAAATGAAGATGATTTGAAGGTTATGTTTGGGAGCATCATAAATGAAGAGATAGATCATTGGAATCCTATGTCGTCCAACCCCATCATCCCTCCTAGTGGAGATGCACCCCATCATATCGATCTGGACAATGGTAAAGAGGATGAAATGGGGCATGATAATGACTTCGATAATGTTGATGAGGAAGTCTCTCCTACACCTGCTAAGAGAAAGGCTCATATTATTCTTGAAAAACCTAACAAGAAACCCAAGTCTAGCACTGCACTTGTTATACAAGATCATATTTCCAAGATATCAGATAGTGCTCAAGCTTTTGTGGCTTCTAAGCAAGTGGGGATCACAATTGGAGAAGTCATGACTCATCTCATTGCATGTGGGGCTACTGAGGGGAGTGATGAGCACTATGCGGCAACTGAGTTATTTGTGAAGAAAGAACATAGGGAAATGTTCATGACTTTTTCCACCGACGAGGCTAGGTTCAATTGGCTAAAGAGAAAGTTCGACATGCTGTTTTCAAAGTGATAATTATAGAAACTACAGTCTAGTGTTTCAGTCTAGTGTTATGTGAACTTATTCATATTTTTAGTTGTTTGAACTTATTTATTGTGCTGTGAACTTATATTGCTATGTTATTGCTGGCAAGTTATACCTCTCTTGGGCAATATTTGTGGAATCTGTGATGATCCAGTGAATCTGCAAGTGAACacgtttatgctgaaagaagtGGACAGCAAGTtctattttctatttatttttacTAGTACTACCGCAACCTTCTAATGCTGAAAGAAGTGGAGTGCAAAATCTTGTATATTTGATTGGGAAATTTGAGTTACTTGAAAAGCAACTGTGATATTGCTGTGAATTTTTTTATGTGTCATGGACAACAAATTATGATTGGATAAATATATGTTGACATGCTGGCAAGTTATATAGATTTTTTCTGATTTTTTGCAGATGTCTAGCGATGATTCTAGTGAGGAGAATGAGGTATTTTTTAAAATAGTCTTAGGAGGTGCTATGATTGGACAAATATATGTTGACATGTTTCTTACTAAAAACCCTACAAGGACATCTACAACTAGTGGAATGGGGTATATGTTGGAGCTTTTCCGCACTCCAGGAGAATGCCATAGCCAA
It encodes:
- the LOC8065889 gene encoding uncharacterized protein LOC8065889, whose amino-acid sequence is MGSSPSLGAAASLDAQTHGAGASLGGHGAANDHVLDGTGHGRQQGVPDVALSFLASQPSATSSAQPRKRAPSTTKRARDDEEIPGVGKFKNRPIQNEDDLKVMFGSIINEEIDHWNPMSSNPIIPPSGDAPHHIDLDNGKEDEMGHDNDFDNVDEEVSPTPAKRKAHIILEKPNKKPKSSTALVIQDHISKISDSAQAFVASKQVGITIGEVMTHLIACGATEGSDEHYAATELFVKKEHREMFMTFSTDEARFNWLKRKFDMLFSK